One region of Bacteroidota bacterium genomic DNA includes:
- a CDS encoding universal stress protein, whose protein sequence is MKLIICPTDFSLSATNAIRYACGLAGEFNSRIILVHTFDSTVMYSEVVMTAVQYADDQLRLSAEKKLNTLMKKLSKEFKKLSFEIRVVQGLSHEKIVDLAQELNADMIILGTTGSSKLERMLIGSTTARVIRDAHCPVLCIPKNAEYSSIKKIVFSTDLHEDNIKAAMMITPFASKFKAEIIFLFVDDKHILHAEEAVEKMTAKIRKMVKYPSLSGYISKNTKVAKGIEYFLSKKPADILVMFTHPVHFPFTMFHSSMTNLMSHQTKIPLLALKHEDRPIMEAV, encoded by the coding sequence ATGAAACTAATCATTTGCCCCACTGATTTTTCATTATCAGCCACGAATGCTATTCGTTATGCATGTGGTTTAGCTGGTGAATTCAATTCCCGAATTATCCTTGTCCATACATTTGATTCAACAGTAATGTATTCGGAGGTCGTGATGACGGCTGTTCAGTATGCCGATGATCAGTTGAGATTATCTGCGGAAAAGAAATTGAACACTTTAATGAAGAAGTTGTCAAAGGAATTTAAAAAGCTAAGCTTTGAAATCCGCGTAGTGCAAGGATTGTCTCATGAAAAAATTGTTGATCTCGCTCAGGAACTTAATGCTGATATGATCATCCTTGGTACAACCGGATCATCCAAACTGGAAAGAATGTTGATAGGAAGTACCACCGCACGGGTGATTCGTGATGCACATTGCCCGGTACTTTGCATTCCAAAAAATGCGGAGTATTCATCTATTAAGAAAATTGTTTTTTCTACCGATCTTCATGAAGATAACATCAAAGCCGCAATGATGATTACACCGTTTGCGTCAAAATTCAAAGCGGAAATAATATTTCTTTTTGTGGATGATAAACACATACTTCATGCGGAAGAAGCTGTTGAAAAAATGACCGCTAAAATCAGGAAGATGGTTAAATACCCGTCTTTATCCGGATATATTTCTAAAAACACAAAAGTTGCAAAGGGAATAGAATATTTTCTTTCAAAGAAGCCGGCGGACATCCTTGTTATGTTTACACACCCGGTTCATTTTCCGTTTACTATGTTTCATAGCAGCATGACAAATCTGATGTCGCACCAGACAAAAATTCCATTACTAGCGCTGAAGCACGAAGATCGACCAATTATGGAAGCAGTTTGA
- a CDS encoding Hsp20/alpha crystallin family protein, translating to MTLIKKSLVDMPAYRSLLSDFFDTENLNFDTILRKEWLPPVNVLDNEKFYQIEVAAPGLKKEDFKIKIEDGILTISAETKLEKEEKEKNFTRKEFNYSSFLRSFTLPENVIESDIKAQYVDGVLRLNLAKKALHVSKAKEIAVM from the coding sequence ATGACACTCATTAAAAAAAGTCTTGTTGACATGCCTGCCTACCGTTCTCTGCTTTCTGATTTCTTTGACACAGAGAATTTGAATTTTGATACCATTCTTCGTAAAGAATGGTTACCTCCTGTAAATGTTCTCGATAACGAGAAGTTTTATCAAATTGAAGTTGCTGCTCCCGGACTGAAAAAGGAAGATTTTAAAATCAAAATTGAAGATGGGATTTTAACAATTTCGGCAGAAACTAAATTAGAAAAAGAAGAAAAGGAAAAGAATTTCACCCGAAAGGAATTCAATTATTCTTCTTTCCTGCGTTCTTTTACCCTTCCTGAAAATGTCATCGAAAGCGACATCAAAGCGCAATATGTTGATGGTGTGCTTCGCCTTAATCTTGCGAAAAAAGCGTTGCACGTATCCAAAGCAAAAGAAATTGCTGTGATGTAA